gcagcccctcgGGTGCCAGGGGGCCTCTGCTGGGCCGCAGACCCCTGTCTACCTGCTGGTCCCTTTGCCACAAGCCTCAGAGTGTGGGTCAGCCGCAGCATCCTCTTGGCATTTTCTCCGAGGCGTGCGAGGTAACCTGAGCTCTGGATTCTCGCTGGCATGGGATGGCGACAGCTGCAGCCTTGCTGACAGCCCATAGAAAGGACAAGGAGATCTGAAACCCTATAGCTCTGCTCAGCCCCTCAGGACAGCCAGTTGCCCCCTCACAGGGCTCTGCCCGGCTTCCCGGGTCCCAGGTGATTCCTCCCGCCTGAGCACAGGCTCTGGATGCCAGCAGCAGTTTTTTACCCACCTTTGGGACCGTTGCGTCATTTATTGTGTCTTGAGGCACGGCAGTCCTTTGAGGGAGGCATCAGCTTGAAGCCACGTGGCTCATGCTGGTGTGACGGTACCCCAGTGCCCTCAcctttccctccttgcttttgGGTTGGATGTGGGTTTATAAGGCAGCCTGATGGTGATGGTGACATGTGTCCTCCCCTCCAGCAGGGCCGTCTTCCTTGCTAACAAGATGACAAGGAAAAGCCTGAGGTTGCTGCTGTCTGGGGCATCTCAGGGTGGGGATGGCAGAACTCGGCTAGGGGTGGAGCAGCAGGGCAGCGTGAAATGAGTCTGGAGTCATTTGCCTGGTAAGCTCCAGAATTTCGGTAAGGATTCATCCTCACTCTGGAGATCCCCTTGGAGCACCAGCAGATCCTGCAGGCTGTCGTGGGGGAATTAACTAGGTTAAATAAACGTTATGGGACAGTGATGGGGTTACATCAGCTGCTGTGGGTGCCCCTCCTGAGTGGAGTAcctgggcagctgctgcctgcaggacctgCCCTTTGTTCTGTCTGATAATGCCAAGGGCTTATGTCAAACCTGATTCCTGAGCAGAAATGCTCCCCAGGTGCTGTGTGCTCCGGCAGGTCAGGGCAGCACCCAGGAAACACCTGTGTCTGCAAACAGGAACcgcaaaaaatctgttttcaatgCTTGTAGGAACTAAGTAAAACCTTTGATCTCAAGAAGGTTTCTTGTTTGTAGAGGAAAACCCTTGGGTCCCGGAATGGGAGTGGAGAGTCCAAGCAACCCCCTCCTGGGCACGGGGGGCCCACGTAACATTTTGTGCTCTTTTTCTGTGACAGTAATGATCTCCCAGAGGACAGATCTCATCCCTAGGTTGAACATTGAAAGATGTCTTGGCCACACACGTTGCTTTGGTCTGCTGGCACCTCTGTCTCGCCGATGGTTGTGccttttggggctgggggagatcAGCTCAGGTTTAGCCTTGGGACTCCAGGAAGTCTCTTCCCTTCTTCTGCAGGAAACTTTCAGCTGCTTCTCTAAATGCTAAAGAAACTGAGAGCAGTTGGTCAAGACGAGTCGCAGGTTGCTCCGAGCCGAGGGTGAGCGCCAGGTTGGTGCCAGCGCAGGGTGGTGGGCACTGGGGGGTCCTCTGCCCACTCCAGGTGCAGAGTCGCCCCACGGCGCCCATCTCCTCTGCTGCGCACAGGGGCAGGACAGAAATGCCTTTCGAGATAACGTGGGCGCCAGGTCCCGTCAGCTGCCGAGCCGCTATGTCCATCTTTAGCCTGCTCTCTGGTTAccagccccctcctccagctgcctccaAAGATAGGCAAAGCCACCTCCCGGCGCCTGGGCTGGAAACTGCGGGGAAGCAGACGCAGGATCACAGGCAGGGATGAGATTGATGGGATTTTTGGGGAAGGAGTGAAGGACGCCACGAGTACGCCTGGGCTATGGCGTCGCTATGCTACAACAAGGGCTGCGGGCAGAGGTTTGACCCAGAGCACAACGCCGAGGGTAAGTGGGCTCGTCTGCCTTGCGCCGGGGTGAGCGGGAAGGCTTACTGCTTTCCCGGTCTGCGGCCTCGGCCACGGAGGCCTTGGCAGGGCTGAGCCGAGCCCAGCGCAGGCAGCCCACGCAGCAGGAGCTGGCTCAGGAGCTGCCAGGTGTCACGGGTGGCTCGTGGGCAGCATCGATCCTCCTGAAAGGTTctgcctgcttttcccttttcagatTCCTGCCTGTATCACCCGGGCGTCCCCATCTTCCACGATGCCCTGAAGGTgagtggggcaggagctggggctgcagctgcagggagggaccTTGTGCTCAGCGGGGGATTGTCCGTGCCTGACCAGTTTGTCGCCTCCCGGTGCTAGGGCTGGTCTTGTTGCAAGAAACGCACAACAGACTTCTCCGAGTTCCTCTCCATAAAGGTGAGCGGCCCACCGGCCGAAATACATCCTCTGCTCCTCCATTCTCTCCTCTTTGCCCCTACCCtgtcccgtccccatcccgcaccaaggctgcccccttcgcCCTGCTGGTAGGGGATTCCCTGTCTACCTCTGAGGAGCCTGCAAGCAACGGTGCTGCTCCCAAAGCGTGGGGCAGGCGGTCCCGGACAAGGCTGTTGGAAGGGGCTGGGATCCCCCACCAGGATCCTGCTGGATGAACACAAATGCCCCAAGCACCAGCACAACTGTGAATGTCTGAGCagcctgggggagggaaggaggcagcagaggcCAGGGGACGTGCAGGAGACTCTTGCTGCCCTCCAGGCACTGGTCTGCTGTGGCTCTGGTGAGGCTGCTACACCATCTTGGCCCCGGCAgatgcagcccctgccctggtgcAGGGTAAGAGCCCATCCCTGCAGGACGCAGAGCCACCAGAGCACAGAAACTTGCAGGGTTTGGGAGCAGCCGTCAGGTTAGGGAGGGCAAAGCAGGCATCAGGCTTGCCTCTGCTGCTCAGGGATGCACAAAGGGGTTTCACAGCAAGGAGAAGCCCCCGGAGCCTTTCAGACAAGAGGAGACCTCAGACAAGCCGAAGGCCAAACCAGTGGAGGAGCTCATCATCCAAGGACCAAAATCAGCTGAGAAGATGCAGCGGGAAAGACCAAGGTGAGATGGGCTTAGCTAAGAGTGTCACCGTGCTGTGACGCTTCTCCTGCACGTGTCCTGCCCTGCTGCTTCCTCAGGAGAGGCAGCGACACttaagttgcaaaaaaaaaaaaaccaacccactgggcctttgctgctgctgtttcccagcTCTGATGAGCCAAGACAACTGCTGCCGATTAAAGTATCCAGGTCTCTGGAGCAGGCACTAGAGAAACTGAACCTGTCCTCCAAGGACGAGGCACCTGAGAGCGGTTGTGCGGGTAGTGATGAGCCGACGGATGGCAGCGGGGCTGCACATGGTACGTTCAGCACGGGGTGCTGCGTGGCGGGTTCAGCGCAGGACGGCGGGTGCTGCACACCTGGCCACCTGCCAGCCCTCAGAGCTGCGTCTCAGCAGCGCGGCAcggtgggctgtgctggggggctgggTGTGCGACTCCAGGGAGCTGGCGGCAGCGGGGTTTTGGGGGCAGGCGTGTGTGGCCCGTGCCCCGGGGTGAAGCTGTGCTGCTCTCGCAGGGGAGGCGGCTGTCCAGGTGAGAGCTGGCACCACCTGCAAGAACGCAGCCTGCAAGGCAGTGAGTACCCGGCAGAGCCCCATCTTTGCCCAGTCTGCGCCGCATGGCCGGCAGCATCGCAGGTCTGGGGCGGGGGCTTGTCTCCCAGTGGCCACCAGGTGCGGGGCAGGGTTCCAGACGGGTGGGAGGTGGCAGTGCCCACAGGCCGCGTGTGCTCCTGGTCATCCCGAGCCGGTTCCTCTGGCCTCCCAGCCACATTCCTGCAAAAGAATTCCTGGATTGGTGGTACATTTGCATTTCACTGCTGCTAATTGCTTGCAATGAAATACAGAACATATTTGGGATATGGGCATATAGGTAAAATGCATATGGAATAATTCCCACCTGCATTTAATTAATGCAGCACAGCCCACTCTGTCTTGTCCCGCTGCCACCTTGTGTAGGACCGTCTGCCTGCCTCCATGCGTGTGCCAGAGGGCCGGCGCTGCAGGAGGGCCGGCGCTGCAGGAGGGCCAGCATGCTCggaaagcagcagagaggggagcaAGCAGGGAGCAAAAGGCAGGAGGTGGATGAGGACAGGAGACTGGCACGctctgggaaggaggggaagagacagGATGAACAAACAGCCCCTTGAACCTCAGAGCAAGTTTCTGTGGTGTCCGAACTTGCCCACTGTCCTGCCGctgcccagctccaggctgggaCCAGGCTGCATTTGGGAGAGGGCACATGGAAGGGCTGCTGCCAGGGTggcagggatgacactggggtcctGGCGAGGCTGGGGTGGCTCCCCTGccagcagggagcagggaccAGTGCCTCACAGGTGCTGGACCCAGCGAAGGGGTGATGTTGGGCATCATGCTGTGTCTTACACAGGGATGGGCGCCAATGGGCAGACGCCTGGCTGCaccatgctgtgctgtgccagaGGCACAGCCCAAACTTTCCTCTGCTTCTCGCTCCACAGATCTACCAGGGCGCAGAGAGCAACACAGAGGTTTGTACTTTCCACCCAGGCGTTCCTGTCTTCCATGAGGGGTAAGAAACAACGCTTTACCGGGGAGAAAACTGCCCCTGCTGAGGGCTCACAGTGCTGCATAGCAAGGCTGAGTGGCTTCAGCAGCACAGCTGGTGCAGTGGTGGGTGACACCCCCACAGGTGACAGGCGGGCTGGGGGAGCCGCTGGTCCTGAGCAGCTCTCCCCTGCCACCCCAAAGCCCGCTGTGGTCCCCGCTCCCGCAGGCACTCCCCACTCAGGTCACCCCACTCCCACCAGGATGAAGTACTGGAGCTGCTGTGGAGTCAAAACGACGGACTTCAGCGCCTTCCTGGAGCAGATGGGCTGCAGCAGAGGGCGGCACTGCTGGACCGGGAAGCCGGTAAGGGGGCTCTCAGCGGGGGCGACTCGTGTGAGCAAAGTGACATTACTGGCACCCAAGGAGTGCTTCTTCCCTTGCTCTGCATTCACACGGGTTTCTGCATTGAATATTAATTTTCATCATTACCGACAGATGACTGTGCAGGGTGCTGGAgtccccatctctggagacattccaaacccgcctggaggtgttcctgtgccacctgctgtgggtgaccctgctctgccagggggttggactggatcatctccagaggtcccttcccgcccctgccagtctggggtTCTGTGGGTTTGAATGCCTAATCTTCACCCATCTGCCGTTTAAAACGCGGCTCCTGCATTCACAAAATGTGTCAGCTCTCACGCCCAACGGGCAGATGTGCAATGGGAAGCTGAACGAGGCCAGAGCTGGCCCTGGGCACAGCGTAGCCAGCGCTGCAGGCTGCCACAAAGGGACAGGCAGCTGAGCACAGGAAAagccctgcaaaaaaaaacccaaaagttttgACAGATGACTGCAGATatctgaatttgtttttaatgaagctTTCCCTCCGCAACTGCTTCCCAGGAGGGACCTCATCTACATTGCAACATGGTGTTGTGGCAGGACAATGGGGAGAAGATCCCAGTTCCCCATATTGCGGGTGTTGTGTCTGTGTCTAAGTTTCCCCAGGAAAGCTCTTGTCTGGAAACAGGTTTGAGCTGGGAAAGTTGCACCAGCGCAGCCCAGGATATCCCTGAAAGTGCATCATAaaatcattatggttggaagagacctttaagatcatcaagtccaaccattaacctagtactgccaagtgcaccactaacccatgtccctcagcaccacgtctgcccggcttttaaatccctacAGGGGTGGctactccaccgcttccctgggcagcctgttccagtgcttgataacccttttggtaaataaatttttcctgatatccaatctaaacatcccctggtgcaacttgaggcagtttcctcttgtcccatcgcctgttccttgggagaagagaccaaccccccctggctaccccctcctttcagggagttgcagagagcgagaaggtctcccctcagcccccttttctccaggctgaacacccccagctccctcagccgctcctcacaaggcttgtgctccagacccctcaccagctccgttgcccttctctggacacgctccagcccctcagtgtctttcctgtggtgaggggcccaaaactggacacagcgctcgaggtggggcctcaccagtgctgagtacagttCTTTGCCCTGGAGCAGAAAACCTAACAGTGTGTATAAAGGAGGCTGCAGTGAATGAACTGTGATGTTATGATGCAGATGCTTTGTGCTAGTATTTCATAGCTGCTTTGTgtttcatagcatcatagaatcctagaatgtgctgggttggaagggacctctaaaggccatctagtccaacccccctgcagtcagcagggacatcttcaactagatcaggttgctcagagcctcatccagcctggccttgaatgtctccagggatggggcctccaccacctctctgggcaacctgggccagtgtctcaccacactcattgtTTCCTCCTGCATGTTTCTTTGGCTGGCAAAACTGAGGGCTGCCAGGGGTCTTGTGTCCTGGTGATGCTCAGAAACGCCTGGTGGGGCCAAAGGTGCCTGTGGCATGGACGAGGTGGGGGTCCTGtgggagaaaagggaaacatGGCCAGTTTCATCTATCTCACAAATTTAGCGTGGTGGCATGATCCATGTCCAGCAACAGCCCCTGCATTGCCTTCTGGACCGAGTTCCCTGACAGCGCCCAGTGTCTATGAACTTGGGCACTGCAGAATGACTCTGGAATGAGAAGGGGATGGCTCTGGTCTTAACACGCTCTTCTGGAGCAACCCCAAGCACAGCACAGATGCCCTATGTTGCATGGGAcagcctggcaggggctgcccagcTTTGCATAAACCACCTCCCCTCAAAAACCTGCATGGAAGGCAGGGCTTGATCTTGCTTAGGTGATGCCAACCTCAGCTGGTGCTCTGTGAAGGAGATGTGCAAAGGAGCATCCTCCGGCACAGACGTCACCTCTGTTTGGCGTGTGCTTGGGCTAGACACCATGCCATGTTGGGTCCCTCTCCCCTGCAGGACAAGAAGGTGGTGTCATGCCGGCAGGACTGGCACCAAACCAGCAGCCAGGTGGTGGTGACGGTCTACGCCAAGAACCCCCTGCCCGCCCTGAGCAGCGTGAAAGCCAACCGCACCGTGGTGAGTggggccagcagagctgggttggggatgcaggctttcacGGCAACCGATTTTGATGAGCCAACAGGCCAGCTTTTGAGGAGCCGGCCCAGTGCCTGGTGTTCTTTGATGGCCCGCTTGGTCTGTTGCTCCAGCCAGGGATGGCACTGCCGACCTGCCATCCCTGAGTCCACTGAGAGCTtgatggctttgctgctgccgcAGCATCTGCCCGGCCACTCTGGCTCAGTGGCTTTCAGCCTCAGTGGGTGGCTTTGCTGGCCTTGAATCCCTCGACTGATGGCAGATGTGAACCAGGCATGCTCTGAAGGGGATGGAATGCTCCCGGGTGCTGAGGGGATTGCCAGAGCCTTACACCAGCGCTGGGATGTGGGATGCGTTACAGTGCTGGAAGGCAGCTGCACTGCCTGGGGGGAAGAGCTCTGGCAGTGCTGTGCTACCCACTCAGGTCTCAATTTTCTGTTGGTCTTTCAGCTTGAGGTTCACGTCATCTTTGAAGGGAATAAGATTTTCCAGGCGGAAATGGATCTCTGGGGGGTAAGATCCTGTTTGCTTTGATTTCCCTACTCCAGTAGTCTGCGTGGGGCTGGCCTGCGATGCTGTGAGGCAGCCTGTGCTCTGGGAGAAGCATTTGCAGCCCCAAACACAGGCTCCCCATAAGGAAAATGACTCTCTTCATAGTCAGGAATCCTCGGACTTTTGAAAAAGCAGCAAGATGGTTGTTGCTGCAATTTCAGCACAGTCCTTCCCTGCATGGAGCATGAGGCAGATTTTGACTGTATTAGAGAAGAAATTAGATAGAAATGCTGCGGCCCCAGGGACGCCATCTCTTCCCTGGCTGGCACATCTGTGGAACAAACAGCCATTTCATAGTCCCTCCCTCGGTGCAGTTCATGCCAGCTCTCAAAGCCCTGCGGAGAACACAGGCCCACCATGGCTGTCGCAGCAGAGAGGACCCGTTTATCTCCAGAGCTCCGGTTTTCTATAGCAGCAAAGGCTGATGATGAAATTAGGTTTTTCTCTATTGATTCCATAGTGGTAGCATCCCCTGGGAGCTATGCCAGGACTGCACCTGGGCTTGGTGCCCATGTTAGTTTGAGAAACCCGCAACAGTTTactgtcatttagacaattattttatCACCTTCCTacctgggtgggaaggggaatcggggaaaaaaataaagaagccctagggttgaaatataaacagatcgaatagaataagactaaataataaacattaataataataaagaaccacTATTGAtcccaatataaaatatacaaggactGTCCCCAGCCCATTCCCCAGCAGGAGCCGgtcactccccgcagggacagccaatgtgggaccctgcgagtgctgcggctgcgggaggaagggaagggctcagggctccggcactgggacaaggagtgctcaggatggcagccagcaagggagagagaaactcctcagcaaactttctaatgtCTATTGGATGTGCTGTTCATGgtgtgaaataaccctgttggcagcttggggcaagtgcccgggtctcgctcctcctcgtccctgtaTCTGGGGAGCTCGAAACccctgagaccttgaaacccacacaccacagctggctataaagtaaatattttcccaaatttagacactagagtcttctaaaaatgcagtttttcccaagcattagaagataaattagtcctgtgttgctcagcCCAGGACAACCCATCTGACTGCTGTGCACTACCTGAGGCACCCGGACTACTTTCTCTTAAATGCTGCCACAGCACTGGCTTGCTCTTGCTGGGATAGTCTGAGAGACAGGTTGCCAGGTGCCAGCATTTATAGccatctcatagaatcacagaattgtctaggttggaaggggcctttcagatcatcgagtctaaccattaacctaacgTTGAGAAAGCGTGCCTAAAAGTGTTCCTCTGCTAGAAAATGCCTTAGGAGTTGCAAGGAGGGCTGTTTTGGAGGCTGCCAGTGGTGGCACCAATCAGTCCTGGACTAGGAGCGGAGCTGGATGTTGCTGCTGGCTCTGTAGGTGTTCTGGGTTTGGTCCCAGACTGTCCCAAAGGGTCTTTTGGGCCCGGCAGGTCCTTGTCTCCCTGTGCGATCCTTCTGTGCCGGCGATCCTGCGGAGACACGCGCTCTCCgattctgcagctgctggctaGCTGGGGAGGAGCAGTGAGACTGGGGAATTTGCATGAGCTTTTCTTGCCTTTATTTCTGGTGCGTGCTGCTGGCGCCCGCGGGCAGCCAAGCGTGCTGCCAGTGGTGGGTATGCCCGTGCCTCAGCGCAGCTCGCTGCCCCGGGGAGACGGCTGCACTGCGGCTGTGCTCGTGGCTGCAGCTGGCCGGGCTCTCCCGAGCACTGCACCAGCACCGCGCTGCTGCTGGGACAGAACACCGTGAAGATCAGCTGGAGCCCAGGTTCCATCCTGCTCTGTCTCCGGGCACGTGAGGAGGGGCTGCCAGTAAGGGGAAGGACAAGCGTGTGCTGCCTGCCGTCCTCTGCCCAGCTCGCAGCGCCTTTCCCTCTCTCTAGGTCATCAAAATAGAGAAGAGCTTTGTGAGCATGGTCCCAACCAAGGTGGAGATCACGCTTTGCAAAGCCAGCCCTGGCTCCTGGGCCAGGCTGGAACTCCCCCGGAGCGGGTCGCAGCCCCGTGgcgagcagcaggagaaggaggctGCCAACACGGGGGAGCCTGGGGCAGcgcaggaggaggac
The sequence above is drawn from the Rissa tridactyla isolate bRisTri1 chromosome 9, bRisTri1.patW.cur.20221130, whole genome shotgun sequence genome and encodes:
- the ITGB1BP2 gene encoding integrin beta-1-binding protein 2 isoform X2 — protein: MASLCYNKGCGQRFDPEHNAEDSCLYHPGVPIFHDALKGWSCCKKRTTDFSEFLSIKGCTKGFHSKEKPPEPFRQEETSDKPKAKPVEELIIQGPKSAEKMQRERPSSDEPRQLLPIKVSRSLEQALEKLNLSSKDEAPESGCAGSDEPTDGSGAAHGEAAVQIYQGAESNTEVCTFHPGVPVFHEGMKYWSCCGVKTTDFSAFLEQMGCSRGRHCWTGKPDKKVVSCRQDWHQTSSQVVVTVYAKNPLPALSSVKANRTVLEVHVIFEGNKIFQAEMDLWGVIKIEKSFVSMVPTKVEITLCKASPGSWARLELPRSGSQPRGEQQEKEAANTGEPGAAQEEDSDDSLSWSEEEDEELEMGTPSN
- the ITGB1BP2 gene encoding integrin beta-1-binding protein 2 isoform X1, with product MASLCYNKGCGQRFDPEHNAEDSCLYHPGVPIFHDALKGWSCCKKRTTDFSEFLSIKGCTKGFHSKEKPPEPFRQEETSDKPKAKPVEELIIQGPKSAEKMQRERPSSDEPRQLLPIKVSRSLEQALEKLNLSSKDEAPESGCAGSDEPTDGSGAAHGEAAVQVRAGTTCKNAACKAIYQGAESNTEVCTFHPGVPVFHEGMKYWSCCGVKTTDFSAFLEQMGCSRGRHCWTGKPDKKVVSCRQDWHQTSSQVVVTVYAKNPLPALSSVKANRTVLEVHVIFEGNKIFQAEMDLWGVIKIEKSFVSMVPTKVEITLCKASPGSWARLELPRSGSQPRGEQQEKEAANTGEPGAAQEEDSDDSLSWSEEEDEELEMGTPSN